In Actinomycetota bacterium, the following are encoded in one genomic region:
- the gcvT gene encoding glycine cleavage system aminomethyltransferase GcvT: MTSRHSPLDAEHRALGARMTDFAGWEMPLSYTDGTLAEHRACRSAAVAFDVSHLGTVRVDGPQALDALQRALTNDLARIAPGRAQYTHLLDEADASVLDDIIVWWVDDGEFHVMPNASNTARVVAAVGGEDITAGRAVIAVQGPEARRTLAGVAPDAATVPRFGVRRFEWKDAPCIVAGTGYTGEDGVECAVPADVAPAFWQEVVGAGARPAGLGARDTLRLEAGLPLHGHELGPGITPLQAGLGWVVGWSKGDFRGRGPLEAERARGVARLLRGLTVDGRQPPRTGSEVLAGGTVVGHVTSGNFSPVLGHGIALGFVPPTLEPGAAVAIDVRGKHLPGRVVRTPFVTAS, from the coding sequence ATGACGTCGCGGCACTCACCCCTCGACGCCGAGCACCGTGCGCTCGGGGCCCGCATGACCGACTTCGCGGGATGGGAGATGCCGCTGTCGTACACCGACGGCACCCTCGCCGAGCATCGGGCGTGCCGGTCCGCGGCGGTCGCGTTCGACGTGAGCCACCTCGGCACCGTGCGCGTCGACGGACCGCAGGCCCTCGACGCGCTGCAGCGCGCGCTCACCAACGACCTGGCCAGGATCGCACCCGGTCGGGCGCAGTACACCCACCTGCTCGACGAGGCCGATGCGTCGGTGCTCGACGACATCATCGTGTGGTGGGTCGACGACGGCGAGTTCCACGTGATGCCGAACGCGTCCAACACCGCCCGTGTGGTGGCGGCCGTCGGAGGCGAGGACATCACCGCCGGCCGTGCCGTGATCGCGGTCCAGGGGCCCGAGGCGCGCCGGACACTGGCCGGTGTGGCGCCCGACGCCGCCACCGTGCCCCGGTTCGGCGTGCGCCGCTTCGAATGGAAGGACGCACCGTGCATCGTGGCGGGCACCGGATACACCGGCGAGGACGGCGTGGAGTGCGCGGTACCAGCAGATGTCGCACCCGCGTTCTGGCAGGAGGTGGTGGGTGCCGGGGCCCGGCCCGCGGGCCTGGGGGCGCGTGACACGCTCCGGCTGGAGGCCGGCCTGCCACTCCACGGCCACGAGCTGGGCCCGGGGATCACCCCCCTGCAGGCGGGCCTGGGTTGGGTCGTCGGCTGGAGCAAGGGCGACTTCCGCGGGCGAGGCCCCCTCGAGGCCGAGCGGGCGCGGGGCGTGGCCCGGCTCCTGCGGGGATTGACGGTCGACGGGCGCCAGCCGCCGCGGACGGGCAGCGAGGTGCTGGCCGGCGGTACCGTCGTCGGCCACGTGACGAGTGGCAACTTCTCGCCGGTGCTGGGCCACGGGATCGCGCTCGGGTTCGTGCCGCCCACGCTCGAGCCCGGCGCCGCGGTTGCGATCGACGTGCGGGGCAAGCACCTCCCGGGCCGGGTCGTCCGCACACCGTTCGTGACTGCGAGCTGA
- a CDS encoding aminomethyl-transferring glycine dehydrogenase subunit GcvPA codes for MAHFVPHTDAEIASMLEFMGLGSLDDLWSAVPEALRLAHGLDLAPGASEFDVLADMEAMAGRNRRAGPDLVCFAGGGAYDHEVPAAVRSLAFRSEFVTAYTPYQPEVAQGVLQALFEYQTLLCRLSGVEVANASLYDGASACVEAVNLAVTAAGRPTVWVSEGVHPNWREVVRTFAAGTGHDLVTLPLRGGVTALPDDVLPDDESPGAPAAILVQHPNYLGCLEDLTAAARLARSRGAMLLVAFDPVAAGLLRSPGAYGADVVVGEGQPFGTPLSLGGPYLGLFACRLEHVRRLPGRLVGETVDTEGRRAYVTTLRTREQDIRREKASSNVCTNQTLIAVCCAIQLSWLGTTGLRELALRCARATRYTREALLALDGVVPIAEAPVLREFAVRTPIPAEVVVERMAEQGFLAGIALGDEYGEGLLVAVTERRTRAEIDAYAAAFEKVLA; via the coding sequence GTGGCCCATTTCGTCCCCCACACCGACGCGGAGATCGCGTCGATGCTCGAGTTCATGGGCCTCGGCTCGCTCGACGACCTGTGGAGCGCCGTCCCGGAGGCGCTCCGGCTGGCCCACGGCCTCGACCTGGCGCCCGGGGCGAGCGAGTTCGACGTGCTCGCGGACATGGAGGCGATGGCCGGCCGGAACCGCCGGGCGGGCCCCGACCTCGTGTGCTTCGCCGGCGGCGGCGCCTACGACCACGAGGTCCCCGCGGCGGTGCGCAGCCTGGCGTTCCGGTCGGAGTTCGTCACCGCCTACACGCCCTACCAGCCCGAGGTCGCCCAGGGCGTGCTGCAGGCGCTCTTCGAGTACCAGACGCTCCTCTGCCGCCTCAGCGGCGTCGAGGTCGCCAACGCCTCCCTCTACGACGGGGCCAGCGCCTGTGTGGAGGCGGTCAACCTGGCCGTGACCGCAGCCGGTCGTCCGACCGTGTGGGTGAGCGAGGGCGTCCACCCGAACTGGCGCGAGGTCGTGCGCACGTTCGCCGCGGGCACCGGCCACGACCTCGTCACCCTGCCCCTGCGCGGAGGCGTCACCGCATTGCCCGACGACGTGCTGCCCGACGACGAGAGCCCGGGCGCACCCGCGGCGATCCTCGTCCAGCACCCCAACTACCTGGGTTGCCTCGAGGACCTCACGGCCGCCGCCCGGCTGGCCCGGTCGCGCGGCGCGATGCTGCTCGTCGCGTTCGACCCGGTCGCCGCCGGGCTGCTGCGGTCGCCCGGTGCGTACGGCGCCGACGTGGTGGTGGGGGAGGGCCAGCCCTTCGGCACCCCGCTCAGCCTGGGCGGACCCTACCTCGGCCTGTTCGCGTGCCGGCTCGAGCACGTGCGCCGCCTGCCCGGTCGCCTCGTCGGCGAGACAGTGGACACCGAGGGGCGCCGGGCCTACGTGACGACGTTGCGCACCCGTGAGCAGGACATCCGGCGCGAGAAGGCCTCGTCGAACGTCTGCACCAACCAGACGCTCATCGCCGTCTGCTGCGCGATCCAGCTGTCGTGGTTGGGGACGACCGGTCTGCGCGAGCTGGCGCTGCGCTGCGCCCGGGCCACCCGGTACACGCGCGAGGCGCTCCTCGCGCTCGACGGGGTGGTGCCGATCGCAGAAGCGCCGGTGCTCCGAGAGTTCGCGGTGCGAACGCCAATTCCCGCCGAGGTAGTCGTCGAGCGCATGGCGGAGCAGGGGTTCCTCGCGGGCATCGCCCTGGGCGACGAGTACGGGGAGGGCCTGCTGGTCGCGGTCACCGAGCGGCGCACGCGCGCCGAGATCGACGCGTATGCCGCCGCCTTCGAGAAGGTGCTCGCATGA